The candidate division WOR-3 bacterium region CCAACATCTTTTCTTCTTCGGGCAGGAAACGCTGGAACGACCACTCATTGATATCGTCTTCATTGTCAAAGACACCGTCCGGTCCGGCGGAGACGATTTCGAACCAGGAAAAGTACTCACCGCCTGTGGTAATGCGGTACTTATGCGCCCAGGGATCCAGAATATCTTCTTCAGAGAGGAACCCTTCTTCTATCAGAACATTCACGCCGTCGGCGCTCTTCGGATACTTATTATGTTTTGCGTAGTATTCATTGATCGCCCTGTAGATCCGATCGCGCGTATTCAGCAGATGATCATAGAAGACCCTTCTTATCTTATCAATCACTTCTTGAGGCGTGGTGTAATTGACCGGAAAAGGTTCTCTGGGAACGAGTGTGGAGAAGAGCACGTTTTCGGCGCGCGCTTTGATACCCGGTCTTTCAACGATCTTAACCGGCTCAAACCCGTGAATTTCATAACGGGGTTCAAGAATCTCTTTTTCCAGCCTGAAGTAAACCTTTTCCAGTCCAGGCTGCAACTCGGATACGGCGAAGACCGCTTCATCGACGACCGCGACACATAGAGCCGCGACCCGGGGGCGGCCGTCTTTGTCCGTAACCGTGAACAATATCTCACCGTCTTCACCCGGTAAATACTCTTTCTTATCCCCTTTTACAGAGATCAAAAGGTCATCGGCGGAATGTACATAACAGAACCTCGTATCACGAATGATGTTTCCTCCGGTGGTGACGATGTAGGCGTGGAGCCAGATAGAACCGCTCAGTTCAGGAGTCAGGTGCAGACGATACCTGCCCTCGCCGTTCTTCACCGCAATGGACTTTGTCAGGAATGTTTGATTGTCCTTGATGATATCAAGAAACACTCTTCCGTTCTGTTTCGTCGTTAAAAACTGAAGTTCCACATAATCCCCGACTTCATAAATACCGCGTGCCATCCTCATAATAATCTGGTCGTTTTCAACATCAAGTGCGAAATCTTTTTCCAGTTCCGCGGTCTCCCCTTTTTCATCCTGTGCCTTCACCAGGATACGGGTGTCCGCCCCGACAGGGGTGTACTTGAATTCCGCGATTCCGAACTCATCGGTGACGGCTGTACTCGTTCTGTCATCGACGGTCATTTCAATACGGGCACTGCAGGGTGAGCCGTCTGGATAGTTCGCCAGTACATAAATTCTGTTCTCAAGATTGGGTCTCAAAGAACCGCCTTCCGGAACGATTGAAAGGGAGATCAAATTCTTCACGACCTTTTTCTTGGCTGAAATCTTTTCACTGTGATTCGCCTTATCTATCACCTCAACATCGACGCGGACAAAGGCATCGCCTTTTTCCAGAGGCTCTCCGACAAAATAATCGGGCAGAGTATAGACAAAATGGTATCTGCCGTTCTCGTCTGTCTTACCTTCTATCACCGCTTCTTTCTGAAACCCGATGTCATAGCGGTAGGTGGTGATCCTGACCTTTCCGTTTACAACCGGTTTACCGAAGAAATACTGGACATCGATGTCACCCTCCATTCTTTCCGCCGGAAGGTAAAATTCTTTATCGGTTTTAAAAACGATCTTGAACTTGGGAAGGACATATTTCTCCACCTTGACCGTCTTCTCGGTCTTTTCTCCGTTGAGAACCGCCCTTATGGTGTAATCTCCGAAATTGACCTCGTCGGCAAGCGTAAATTTCACATACGCCGTTCCGAATTCATCGGTCGTAATGCTTTTTTTGAAAACCTTGTTGCCTTTACTGTCTTCCACCTCAAAAGTCAGATCGCCACCCTCTACCGCCTTAAGGTCTGGTTTTTGCAGTGACAGGGTTCTGATATGGATTGTTTGACCCGGTTGATATATGGGTTTGTCGGTGACCAGATAGGTCAGATCACCGTTGAGCAATTTTATGCTTGTATCATACTGGTCCTTCCCGAGTTTTGATGTGATTTCAAAATGTAAATCGGCTTTGTCGAGTGAATCAGGAAGTGTGAAATCCGTGGTGCAGACACCATTGCGGTCAGTTGTTCCTTTAAAAAGATAATCTCCGTTCTCGGCATCGCTTAAGGTGATCTTCACCTCGGCGCCGGGAATCGCCTCACCTGTACTTTGATTACGCACGATTATCCTGTAAGTAACATCTGTTCCCTTGATAAACTCATTCTGTCCCACAATCTTCACGGTCATTCTGTCCTTGAGTTGATAGAATGAATAAATACGCTTTTGCTCTTTGAAAGTCACTTTAACCCGTAAAAGGTCATAATCTTCGACCTCCTCTTTCAGGGTAATCCGCACCGGTAATTTGTAGTGTTCTTTACTGATGTAGGCATAACGATAACCGGTTCCGAGTACATTATCTTCAAGGTCGAGTATCTCGACTTCACATTTACCGATCCTGCCCTTCATGCCGATAATGGGAATATTGAGATGCAATTCGTCACCGGTTTTCTCTGATGAGTTCACTCCGAACAAAAACCCCAGTGACATTATTATAACGATACAACCAAGGATTTTCGATTTCATAATTGCCTCCTTCAATCTGTTATACAAAATCGCAATAAAAAAATTCCCCTGTGGATGATCTTCTCCGCAATTTCAGGGGATCGAAATCAAAACATAACCATATTATAAGAATATAGTGGTTTGTGTCAACAGGAAATTTTGAAAAATTATTTCTTCGTCGCGATATGTTTCAAAAGGCGTGATTTATAACGCGCCGCTTTATTCTTCTTGATGATGCCATCCTGGATTGATTTGTCGATCAAAGACTGTACCTCGGGATAGACCTTCAGCGCCTGTTTCTTCGACGTCATCTTTTTGAGCCGTTTGATTGCGCTCTTCAAAACTTTTTTCTTCACCACATTAATCTTGCGGCGACGTTCAGATTTTCTGATATTCTTCAAAACAGTTCGTGATTTTTTCATAGGCAATTATATTTAAATTATCTCTTCTGTCAATACCGTCAAAGAACTAATCGATCAGATCCTTGTACATCTGCAACTTACGCAGTCTGGTCGGATGTCGGAGCTTTTTCAGCGCCTTTGCTTCAATCTGTCTGACGCGTTCTCGTGTGATATTGAACATTCTGCCGACCTCTTCAAGGGTCTTCGGCAGCCCGTCGTTCAATCCGAACCTCAGTCTGATAATCTTCTCTTCCCGCCTCGGCAGGTCTTTCAGAATATCGTTGAACCGGTCTTTCAACACGGAGATGGCGGCACGTCGGGACGGAGAATCAGCAAGCGGGTCTTTGATGAAGTCACCCACAAAACTCGACTCTTCATCGTCGATCGGTTTATCAAGAGAAATCGGAATCAGAGAAATATTATGAGCCATCCTTACTTTGTCGGTCGGAATATCAAGTCTGCCTGCGATCTCTTCGACTGTGGGCTCACGTCCCAGATCCTGTATCATATCCCGTTTGGCGCGCGCCACTTTGTTCATTGTATCGAGGATATGGGCGGGTACTCGGACAGTCCTCGCCTGATCACCGATCGCCCTTGTTATCGCCTGCCTGATCCACCAGGTTGCATAAGTGGAAAACTTATATCCTTTTCGATAATCAAATTTTTCAACCGCCTTGATGAGTCCGTTATTCCCTTCACCGACGAGGTCGGCGAACTCCAGCCCTCGATTGACGTACTTCTTTGCGATGGAAATAACAAGCCTCATATTGCCTTCAATCATCCTCTGGCGTGCACGATTGATCAAATTTTCCCATGTCCTGACGATCATCAATGTCTCGTTGATTCCGT contains the following coding sequences:
- a CDS encoding 30S ribosomal protein S20 gives rise to the protein MKKSRTVLKNIRKSERRRKINVVKKKVLKSAIKRLKKMTSKKQALKVYPEVQSLIDKSIQDGIIKKNKAARYKSRLLKHIATKK
- a CDS encoding sigma-70 family RNA polymerase sigma factor encodes the protein MKYSRKIFEKAKSAGKISLNDINKLIPEKATPEEIDEILAVLSRQGISIVQDEKKEPAKRLRSKKSLKPEEPIRAYFRELAKYDLLTKEEEYELAVKIETGYRMIERQFLPYPCAVRKLLEICRQVELCHKSLDQISRVEIEAMMDKRTFWAERQRFVRRVKSIEKDYDSLLALYKKYKKDKSKAIEWRIFEKEERILRKLSILSLQHSVVNVAIYTFKEKIERLKKVEKTLPKLRNKDEIKAYTKERKSLLKELNTDTDGINETLMIVRTWENLINRARQRMIEGNMRLVISIAKKYVNRGLEFADLVGEGNNGLIKAVEKFDYRKGYKFSTYATWWIRQAITRAIGDQARTVRVPAHILDTMNKVARAKRDMIQDLGREPTVEEIAGRLDIPTDKVRMAHNISLIPISLDKPIDDEESSFVGDFIKDPLADSPSRRAAISVLKDRFNDILKDLPRREEKIIRLRFGLNDGLPKTLEEVGRMFNITRERVRQIEAKALKKLRHPTRLRKLQMYKDLID